GGCGCTCCTCGCCGGCCACCCCCGGCCGGCGCGGATGGTGGGGGTGGCCGGGACGGTGACCACCCTCGCCGCGGTCTCGCGGGAGCTGGCGCGCTACGACGCGGAGCGCGTCCACGGCAGCGAGCTCACGCTGGCGGAGGTGGACGCGCTCCAGCTGCGGCTCGCCGGGCTCACCACCGCCGCGCGGGCGCGCCTGCCCGGCATGGAGCCGAAGCGCGCCGACGTGATCGTGGCCGGGAGCGCCGTCGTCGCCGAGGCGATGCGGGCGCTCGGCTTCGACCGGCTCACCGTCTCCGACCGCGGGGTGCGCTGGGGCCTGCTCTACGACCGGTTCGGGCGCGATGGTTGAGCGCGCGCGCTGGGCCGTCGTCTGCGACTTCGACGGGACCGCGGTGACGGAGGACCTGGGCGATCAGGTCTCGATCCACTTCGCCGGGCACGACGTCTGGCGCGCGGCGGAGGACCGCTACAAGGCGGGCGAGCTCACCTTCGCGGAGCTCATCCGCGCCATCTTCGCCCCCATTACCGCCCCGGCGCAGGAGATCGCCGCGTGGGCGCGCGATCGCGCCGTGCTCCGGCCCGGCTTCGAGGCGTTCGTGCGCCGGTCGCGCGAGGCGGGCGTGCCGTTCCTCCTCGTCTCGGCCGGGCTCGACGTCTACATCCACGCCGTGCTGGAGCGGCTGCCGCCCGAGCTGCACGCCCACGTGGAGGTGCGCTCCAACCGCGCCAGCTGCTCGGCGGCGGGGCTGGCGGTGGACTTTCACCCCGCCGACGGCGGCTGCGGCCGCTGCGGGTTCTGCAAGGGGACGGTGGTGGAGGAGCTGCGCGCGCGCGGTCACCGGGTGGTGGTCCTGGGCGACGGCACCGCCGACCGCTGCGCCGCGGAGCGCGCGGACCTCGTCTTCGCGCGGGGGCGCCTGCCCCGCTACTGCGAGGAGATGGGCGTCCCGTACCGGCGGTTCGAGAGCTTCGACGAGGTCGTGCTGTCCTAGAACATCCCGATGGAGAAGTGCGGGGCGACCCACACCTCGCCGAGCCGCTGATCCGGGGCGGGGTTCACGCCCAGGTCGAGGACGGCCGGGCCGATGGGGGTGAGGAAGCGCAGGCCGGCGCCGACGTTCACTCGCAGGTCGGTGACGCTGCCCACCCGCGGGTCGAGCCAGAGGTTCCCCAGGTCGGCGAAGAGGCCCATCTCGACGCTCTCCCGCAGGGGGAAGCGCAGCTCCGCCTTGGCGTTCGCGAACGACTCGCCGCCCTCGCTGGCGAGGAACTGGCCGGCGGCGATGGCGCGGGCGGTGGGCGAGCAGGCGAAGCCCGAGAGCGAGCTCTGGCAGGCGCGCACCTGGTCGAGGTAGTTCCCGCGCACGTCCTCCGGGATCATCTCGTCCTCGCCGTAGCCGCGCATGCTGGAGGCGCCGCCGAGGAAGAAGCGCTTCGGGCCGATGGTCTGCGAGTCGCGGTCGAGCGGCAGGACGCGCCCGCCGCGCACCGACACCGCGAGCACGCTCGCCCCGAGCGGCAGGTACCCCGAGACCGAGCCGGAGAGGCGGAGCATGTGGGTGTAGCTGTCGCTCCTGGGCAGGACCCCGAGCAGCCCGCCGATCGAGTGCGAGTAGTCGGCGGTCCCGGTGGCGAGCCAGCCGCGGCGCGGGTGGACCGAGTCGTCGCGGTAGTCGATGGCGAGCACCGGCCGGAGCGACTGCAAGGTCGTCACGCCCTCCGGCAGCCGGAGCCGCTCGAGGTCGGCGCGGGTGATGGGGAGGGTGGTGTCCGCCTTGCGGATGATGTGGTCCACCTCCAGCTCGTACTGGAGCGAGAGGGTGACGCGGCTCGTGGCGGGCAGGTCGAGGCCGAGGATGGTCGAGCCGCGCGCCAGGTCGTAGGCGGGCCGGTGCAGGCGCTCGAGGATCCCGTCCACGCGGCCGCCGGCGGGGAGGCCGAGCAGGTGGACGCGCGGGTCGTGCAGCCCGACGTCGAGCCGGCCCTCGAACCGATCCGCGGGCGGGGTCTGCTCCAGGTCGCGGCGGAAGACGGTGAGCGGGTAGTTCACCTTGGCGCGGGCGGAGAGCTCCAGCGCGCGGCCGAGCAGGTTCGGCTCGGTGAGCTCGACGAAGGCGCGCGGGCCGTTGGCGAGCGAGAAGCCGGCGCCGGGGGAGAGCGTGCGCCAGGGCCGCTCCGAGACCTCGACGGTCACGTCCTTCACCGGCGCGGGCAGCTCGGGATCCGCGAGGCGCAGCCCCACCGAGCGGAAGACGCCCAGGCGCAGCAGGGCGGTCTGGCTGCGGCTGGCCGCGTCGGGGTCGTACACGTCGCCCGGGCGCAGCGCGAGGGTCTCGCGGACGACGTCGTCGCGCGTGCGCCGCGCGCCGGCGACGACCACCGCCCCCACCCGCACGCACGGCCCCTCCTCGATGGTGAACCGGACGGTGCCCCGGCGGCGATCCTGCGAGAGCTCCTCCTCCTCGCGCACGCGGGCGTAGAGGTACCCGGAGCGCGCGTAGCGCGCGAGCAGCGCGGCGCGGGTCGCCTCCAGCGCCTCGTAGGCGAGCGGGTCGCCCGGCGCGATGCGCGCCGCCGCGGCGAGCGCGTCCGCCGGGAGCGCCCGCTGGCCGGTGAAGACCACCGCCTCGACCACCGTGCGCACGCCCTCGCGCAGGCGGAGCTCGACGGCGACGGTGCCGGCCCGGGCGTCGAGGGTGGCCCGCGCCCCCTCGTACGCCGCGTCGAGGTAGCCGTCGGCGCGGTAGAGCTCCACCAGGCGGAGGGCCGCCTCGTCCCACAGCGGCGGGTTCCAGGCCTGGCGCGGCTCGACGAGCGGCGGCGCGCGCACGACGGCCGGAGAGCCGGCCGCGCGCGCCAGCCGCGCGGCGTCCGCCTGCGCGCCCCCCGGATCCTGCGGCGCGAGCTGGTCGAGCGCCTCGTCGAGGCGCTCGCGCAGCCAGTCGGCGCTCTTCCCGGCGGCGCCCGGGAAGGTCACCTCGGTGACCCGGTAGCGCCGGCCCTCCTCCACCTGGAACACGAGGGCGCTGCCGCCCCCGGCCGCCTCCTCGCGCACGGTGACCCGCGCCGCCGCGAAGCCGCGCGCGACGTAGTAGCCGCGCAGCCGGTCGGCGGTCAGCGCCAGCGCGGTGCCGTCGAGCGCCTGCTCGTCCTCCAGGGCGAGCACCGCGCGCAGGTCGGCCGGCGGGAACGCGGTCGCGCCCGCGAAGCGCACCGCCACGCGCCCTCCGGCCTCGACCGGGATCGTCACCGCCGCGGCCGGCTCGCCCGAGACCACCGCCGCGCCCACGCGCGCGCGGAGCCAGCCCGCCCGCTTCAGCCGCGCCCGCACCTCGCGCGCGTCGGCCTCGAGCAGGTCGAGGTCGAGCACCGCCCCCGGCTGCGAGGCGAGCCCGTCGGCCAGGCGCTCGGGGGCGAGCCCGGGCGCGCCGGAGAAGGCGAGCGAGGCCACCCGCGTGGGCGGGCCCTCGGCCACGGCCAGCACCACCCGGGCGGCGCCCTCCCCCTCGGCGCGCGCCACGACGGTGGCGGAGCGGTAGCCGTGCCGCGCGTAGAAGGCCCGGGCGCGGGCCGCGGCGTCTTCGAGGCGGCCGGCCCACAGCTCGTCGCCCGGGGCGAGGCCCGCCGCCCGCCGGACCCGCTCCTCGTCGAGCGCCGGCCGCGGGCCCGCCTCCACGGCGACGCTCGCGACCGTCTGGCGCGCCAGGCACTCGAGGACCAGCGCCACGCCGCCCGCGGCGGGGGCGGTGCGCGCCACCACGTTGGCGAAGCGGCCCGAGCCGTACAGGAGCTGGACCGTGCGCCTCAGCTCGCGCCGGTCGAGGGGCGCGCCGGGCGCGACGGTCACGAAGCGCCGCAGCGCCGCGGCGTCCTCGCCCGGCGGGAGCTTCAGCTCGACCGAGGCGACGATGGGGCGCTCGGCGGTGGCGGCCGGCTCGCGCGGCGCGCGGGGCGCGGCCACGGCAGGGGCCGCGTGAAGGAGGAGCGCGGCGCACGCGGCGAGCGCGGCCAGGGCGAGACGGAGGGACCGCCCCCTCTCCCTGGCCCTCTCCTCCGGTGGGGGAGAGGGGGGTGGTAGGCGCTCGGCCCGCGCGCGTGCACGACGACGCACCGTCAATCGTTCCACTCCCAGCGAAGCTTCAGGTCGAGGCCGTGGTCGCCGGCCGCGCTCACGCCGGGCGTGTCGTTGTCCCACTGGTACTGGATGGAGGTGTGGCTCGAGAGGCGCATCTCCGCCTGGGCCCGCTGCCCGCGGGCCCCGCCGAGCGGCGCCTGGTACCGGAGCCGGAAGCGGTCGTCCACCACCTTCGACTCGAACTCGGCGCGCGGCTCCACCTGCCCCGAGCCCTCGGAGTAGGCGCTCGTGATGCGGACGGCGAAGTCGCGCAGCGGTCCGCCGCGCGGCATGAACCGCTTCACCTGGTCGTCGAGCCCGGAGGCGCTCATGAGCGCCTGGGCCGCCGCGGCGGTGGCGACGCCGCTCACGCCCCCGGCGGCCGCGGTGTCGCGGGCGGTGTAGCCGAGCGAGAGCAGCGTGACGAGGTCCTGCTGCGACAGCGCCGGCTGGCTGGTGAGCTGCACCGTCGGGTCCTCGTAGGGGCCGGTGAGGTGCATGAACACCTGGTAGTCGCGCACCTGCGCCTCGCCGTGCGCGTCGAAGCTCATGCGCAGCCGGCTGCGGTCGGTGAAGTCCACCACGGCGTGGGTGAGGATGAACTCGTTGCCCCGGAAGGTGGCGCGGCTCCCCTCCTCCATCGTGAGCGTCCCCACCACGCCGGGGGCGGCCGCCGTGCCGGTCACGGTGAGCTCGCCTCGGACCAGGCCGCGCACCAGGTCGTTCTCCACGCGCGCGTCGCCGTCCACCGCCATGGCGAGGTCGAGCCGCAGCCACGCGCCGGCGCGGTCCACCGGGCGCGGTGGCGGGCGCCGCCGCTGGACCTCGACCAGCCGCCGCTCCAGCTCGACCGGCTCGGTGTACCGCGCGCGGAGCACGTGCAGCTTGCCGGAGAGCAGCATGTCCTCCCAGGTGCCGGCGGCCTCCAGCCGGCCCGAGACGACGGCCGGCAGCCACTCCGGGACGCGCACCGAGGCCTCGTCCACGTCGGCGGTGACGCGGACGCGGGCGGGGAAGAGCCGCACCAGCTCCACCTCGCCCGACAGCTCGGCCCGGCCGCCGTTCACGGCCGCGGTGAGCCCGTCGAAGAGCATCCGGTTCTGGGAGAAGGCCAGGTCCCCGGCGAGCCCGCTCAGGGCGATGGGCAGCTCCTTGAAGCGGAAGCCCGCGTCGCGCAGCTGGCCGGTGCCGACGAGGAGCGGGTCGGCCAGCGTCCCGGAGGCGCGGGCCGCGAGCTCCAGCCGGCCGCGCGGCTCGGTGACCCCGGGCAGGAGCCCGGCCAGCAGCCGCAGGTCCACCTCGCCGCGCGCGCCCGCCGCCAGCGCGCCGTCCGCCGCCCGGGTGCCCTCGACGGTGAGCTCGGTGTTGGCGCCGCGCAGGGTGAGCGGCCGGAGCGAGACCCGGCCGCGGTCGAACGCGACGACGGCCGGGCCGGTGCCGGCCACCTGGAAGTCGCCGTAGCCCGCGCGCACCTCGTCGAGCCGCAGCTCGCCGCGCGCCGCGGCGGGCTCGCCCAGCACGCCGTCGGCCGCGCCGGCGCCGCGGACGCGCGCGTGCAGGCCGGCCGGCGGGCCGCCCGGCGCGAAGCGGAGCGCGTCGGCCAGATCCACCTCGGCCCGGGCGTGGAACGCCTGCGCGCCGTCGGTGCGGCCGGTCACCTCCACCCGCACCCCCTCTCCGCGCGCCGAGAGCGCCAGCGCCGCGCCGTCGAGGTGGGCGCCGAGGTCCACCGCGCCGACGGGGACCTGCGCCACCGCGGCGTCGCGGGCGCGGCCGGAGGCCTCGACGCGCGGGGACTCCCACGAGCCCTGGACCGTGCCGGTCGCGTCGAGCCGTCCCTGCCACCCCTCCCCGGGCAACTTCAGCGCGGCCAGCGGCAGCCCCTCGGCGCGGGCGCGCAGGTCCCACGCGAACGGCGGCGCGAAGGCGACCCGGCCCGACCCGCGCACGACCCCGTCGCCTCGCCCCAGCGCGGCGCGCTCGAGGACCGCCGCCGCGCCCGCCTCCACGCGGCCGGAGAGCTGCCCGCGGTCGTAGGCGCGGCCGCCGAGCTCGCCGGGGCCCAGCTCCGCCTGGAACTCGGCGTCGAGCGCCGCGGCGGGGCCGTGCGCCGTCGCCCGCACGGACACCTCGCCGTCGAGCGCGTCGCGGGCGTGCACCGCCGCCGGCAGCCAGGGCATGACCGCCTCGAACAGGTCGCGCCACCGGCCGGTCGCCGCCAGCCGCCCGTCGCGCACGCGCACCGGATCGGCGCCGAGGTCGACGGTGGTGGCGGCGTGGTAGCGCGTCGCGCCGCGCCGGCCCTCCACCCCCGCCACGCTCAGCACGAAGCCGTCGTAGGAGAGGTCCGCCGCGGCGTCGCCCAGGTCGAGGTCGAGGAAGCGCAGGCTCTGCACGGCGGCGTGCGCCTCGGCGTGCGGGTTCCCGTAGGGCGCGGCGCGGACCACCGCGCGCTCGAGCCGCGCCAGCCCGCCCACCGGGACCGGCCCGAGGTGGCGCAGCGCGGAGAGGTCCACGCCGCCCTGGGTCGCGACCGAGAACCCGCGCGCGTCGTCGAAGTGGAAGTCGGCGTGGACCGCCGCCTGCCCGCGCGCGGCGCGCAGCTGGCCGGCGGCGAGGTGCACCCCGTCGCGGTCGACCCGCACCTCGCCGTCGAGCCGCGCCCGCGGGACGTCGAGGAAGGTGGCCTCGCCGGGCCGCCAGCGTTCCCAGGAGTGGTCGAGGACGCGGAAGTCCGCCACCTCCAGCCCGACCTCCCCGGCGAGCTGCAGCGGCGCGGCGGTGCCCGACACGCGCACCTTGCCCTGCAGCCGGCCCATGACCCAGGCGCCCGGGAGCTGCAGCCGCCCGAGCAGCTCGCCCAGCTCGACCCCCTCCACCTGCGCCTCGGCGACGAGCCCCAGCTTCGCGCCGGGCCGCAGCACGCCGTGCGCCACCAGGCGGCCGCCGCGGGTGGGGAGCTCGAGGCGGTCCACGTGCAGCTCGCGCCCGTCGTAGCGGACCGCGGCGGTCGCGTCGCCGGCGCCCCACCCGTCGAGCACCGCCCCGCGCAGCCGCACCTCGCCCGCGACCCGCGGCTGGTCGGCCCGCCCGGTGAGCGCGGCGTCCACGGCCAGCCGCCCCTGCACCGGCAGCGGGTGGCCGGCCAGCGCGAGCAGCGCGCCGAGCTCGCCCTCGCCGGCGGCGGCGAGGTCGAAGCGGGGCCGGCACAGGTCGTCCACCGCCCCGGCCAGCGCCACGCTGGCGCCGGGCAGCTCGGCGGTGGCGACGTGCAGCTCGAGGTGGGAGAGATCGAGCGCGAGCTGCGCCGCCGCGCGCGCCTCGGTCACCTCGACCCGGCGCCCGCCCGCCTCCACCCGCACGCCCGACGCGCTCACCTCCAGCTCGGCGCGCGGGACGCCTGGCCGCGCCAGGGCGGCCAGGCGGCTGCGGCGGGTGACCGGCCCGCTCCGGACGTCGAACCGCCCCGCCACCACCCGCGCGCCGCCGGGCCAGGTCAGGTCGAGCGCGCCCTCCTCGACCTCGAGCCGCTTCACCTCGACCTGGCGCAGCGCGGGCGGCGGGCAGACCGGCGCGCGCCCCGCCGGCGTGGGCGGCACGACCGCCACCAGCCGGGGCCGCGTCACCCGGACCTCGGCCAGCGAGAGCTTGCCGCCCAGGGCCTGCACCGGCGAGAGGCGCACCCGCACCGCCTCGGCCGTGAAGAGCGGCGCGGACTCCGGCCCGAGCGCGAGGTCGCGCGCGCTCACCGAGAGCGAGAACGGGTCGACCCGGCACCCGGCGGCCCGCACCCTCAGCCCGGTCACCTGGCCAGCGCGCGCCACCGCGAGCCGGCACAGCTCGTCGCCGGCCCAGCGCGTGCGCACCAGCAGCAGCCCCGCGCCCACCAGCGCGAGCACCGCCGAGACGAAGGCGAGCGCGACCTTCCTCTTCACGCCCGCGATCATGCCCGGAATGGGTCGGCGCGCAAACCGCGCGCTACTTGGAGAGCGACTCGAGGAAGCGGTCGATCTCGTCGAGGTCGATCCGCTCGCCACCCGGCGCGGCGGGGGCGTCCGGGGCGCCGGGGCCGGGCGCCGGCGGCACGAGCGCCAGGTCGCGCGCGAGGCGCTCCACGAGCGGCGCGTCCACGTCGCGCGCCTTGGCCAGGAAGCCCTCGAAGAGCGCGTTGTCGCAGAGCGTGTTGATGACGCGCGGCGTGCCGTGGCTGAACCGGTGCACCGCCGCGATCGCCTCGGGCGTGAAGGGCACGCGGGGGGCGCCGGCCAGGCGCAGCCGGTGGCGCACGTAGGCCTCGGTGGCCTCGGCGCTCAGCGGATCGAGGTGGTACCGGAGCGCCACCCGCTGCGCGAGCGGCGGGTCGAGCTTGAGGTTCTCCTCGATCTCCGGCAGCCCGAAGAAGACGAAGGAGAGCAGCTTCCGCTCCGGGATCTCGAGGTTCAGGAGCCCGCGGAACTCCTCCATGATCTCGCGCGTGGCGAGCATCTGGGCCTCGTCGATGAGGACGACCGCCTTCTTGCCCGCCTCGTGGATGCGGATGAGGCGCTGGTAGAGCTGCGACAGGAGCGGCAGCTTCTCCTCGGCCGGGTTCTCGACGCCGAGCTGCAGCGCGATGCGCCGCAGCAGCCACTGGGCGGTGATCCCCGAGTGCACGATGACGAGGAGCGCGGCCTCGTACTCGTCCTCCGGCAGGCTGTCGAGGAGCCGCCGGGCCAGCGTGGTCTTCCCCGCCCCGATGTCCCCCACCAGCAGCGCCAGCCCCTTCATCTGCGACACGGCGTGGGTGAGGCGCATGAGCGCCTGCGCGTGCTGGGCGGACGAGTAGTAGAAGCGCGAGACGGGCGCGTTCGAGAAGGGTTCCTGGGCCAGCTCGTAGTACTCGAGGTACGTCACGGTCACCTACACGTAGCCGATGTTCTTCTTGGGGCCGGGAGACGCGGCGGAGAGCCGGCTGGCGATCGCCTGCGCGTCGCGGTAGGCCGGATCCGCCTTGAGGACCTTCTGGATGAACTGGAGCGCGGCGGGGACGTCGCCGCTCGCCTCGTATGCGCCCGCCAGCTCGTAGTGGATGGCGCGCGCCACCTCCGGCGTCGCATGGTCGGAGCGGAGCGCGCGCTGGTACGCGTCGACGGCCGCGGCCGGCTCGCCCTTCTCCAGCAGGCAGACGCCCATCATGGTGAGGCAGTCGATCTCGTTCTTCCGGCCCTTGCCCGAGAGCGCCACCTGGAACTCGTGCAGCGCGTCGTCGAGGAGGCCCATCTCCTTGTAGGCGATGCCGAGATCGTAGTGGGTGTCGGCGTCCTCCTGCTTCACCGTCTGCGCGACGCCCTTCTTGAACTGATCGAAGACGTCCTCGACCGAGACCTGGAAGTCCTCCACCGGGGCGGACGGCTGCGTCCCCAGCTCATCGGCCAGCTCGCGCGCGATGTCGAAGCTCTCGTCGGCGGCGGGCGCCGGCGGGGGCGCCGCCGCCGGGCGCGCCGCGGGCGGCGGCGCCTTGGCGGGCGCGGACTTCCGCTCGAGCGCCGCGCTGCGCTCGAGGAGGCGGCGATCGCGCGGGTGGGCCGCGAGCAGCCGCTGCAGCGCCTCGCGCGCCTCGTCGAGCAGCTCCTGCTCGAGGAAGAAGTCGATCTCCTGCAGCTCCTCGTCGAGATCCTCCTGGCCACCGGCGGCCGGCTCGGTCCAGGCGGCGGGCACCGCGACCGGCGCCGGCGCGGGAGGCGCGGGGGGCGGTGCGGCGCGGACGGCGCTCGCCGGGGCCGCCCGCGCGGCGGGCGGCGGCGGGGCGATGATCCGCGCCGGAGCGGCGGGGGCGGTGGCGGGGCGGGCGGCGGGCGGGGCGGGCTTCGCGGCCGGCGCGGCGGCGCGGCGCGGCGGCGGCGCGGCGGCGGGCGCCGGCTC
The genomic region above belongs to Anaeromyxobacter diazotrophicus and contains:
- a CDS encoding MtnX-like HAD-IB family phosphatase produces the protein MVERARWAVVCDFDGTAVTEDLGDQVSIHFAGHDVWRAAEDRYKAGELTFAELIRAIFAPITAPAQEIAAWARDRAVLRPGFEAFVRRSREAGVPFLLVSAGLDVYIHAVLERLPPELHAHVEVRSNRASCSAAGLAVDFHPADGGCGRCGFCKGTVVEELRARGHRVVVLGDGTADRCAAERADLVFARGRLPRYCEEMGVPYRRFESFDEVVLS
- a CDS encoding outer membrane protein assembly factor; the encoded protein is MAAPRAPREPAATAERPIVASVELKLPPGEDAAALRRFVTVAPGAPLDRRELRRTVQLLYGSGRFANVVARTAPAAGGVALVLECLARQTVASVAVEAGPRPALDEERVRRAAGLAPGDELWAGRLEDAAARARAFYARHGYRSATVVARAEGEGAARVVLAVAEGPPTRVASLAFSGAPGLAPERLADGLASQPGAVLDLDLLEADAREVRARLKRAGWLRARVGAAVVSGEPAAAVTIPVEAGGRVAVRFAGATAFPPADLRAVLALEDEQALDGTALALTADRLRGYYVARGFAAARVTVREEAAGGGSALVFQVEEGRRYRVTEVTFPGAAGKSADWLRERLDEALDQLAPQDPGGAQADAARLARAAGSPAVVRAPPLVEPRQAWNPPLWDEAALRLVELYRADGYLDAAYEGARATLDARAGTVAVELRLREGVRTVVEAVVFTGQRALPADALAAAARIAPGDPLAYEALEATRAALLARYARSGYLYARVREEEELSQDRRRGTVRFTIEEGPCVRVGAVVVAGARRTRDDVVRETLALRPGDVYDPDAASRSQTALLRLGVFRSVGLRLADPELPAPVKDVTVEVSERPWRTLSPGAGFSLANGPRAFVELTEPNLLGRALELSARAKVNYPLTVFRRDLEQTPPADRFEGRLDVGLHDPRVHLLGLPAGGRVDGILERLHRPAYDLARGSTILGLDLPATSRVTLSLQYELEVDHIIRKADTTLPITRADLERLRLPEGVTTLQSLRPVLAIDYRDDSVHPRRGWLATGTADYSHSIGGLLGVLPRSDSYTHMLRLSGSVSGYLPLGASVLAVSVRGGRVLPLDRDSQTIGPKRFFLGGASSMRGYGEDEMIPEDVRGNYLDQVRACQSSLSGFACSPTARAIAAGQFLASEGGESFANAKAELRFPLRESVEMGLFADLGNLWLDPRVGSVTDLRVNVGAGLRFLTPIGPAVLDLGVNPAPDQRLGEVWVAPHFSIGMF
- a CDS encoding translocation/assembly module TamB domain-containing protein: MKRKVALAFVSAVLALVGAGLLLVRTRWAGDELCRLAVARAGQVTGLRVRAAGCRVDPFSLSVSARDLALGPESAPLFTAEAVRVRLSPVQALGGKLSLAEVRVTRPRLVAVVPPTPAGRAPVCPPPALRQVEVKRLEVEEGALDLTWPGGARVVAGRFDVRSGPVTRRSRLAALARPGVPRAELEVSASGVRVEAGGRRVEVTEARAAAQLALDLSHLELHVATAELPGASVALAGAVDDLCRPRFDLAAAGEGELGALLALAGHPLPVQGRLAVDAALTGRADQPRVAGEVRLRGAVLDGWGAGDATAAVRYDGRELHVDRLELPTRGGRLVAHGVLRPGAKLGLVAEAQVEGVELGELLGRLQLPGAWVMGRLQGKVRVSGTAAPLQLAGEVGLEVADFRVLDHSWERWRPGEATFLDVPRARLDGEVRVDRDGVHLAAGQLRAARGQAAVHADFHFDDARGFSVATQGGVDLSALRHLGPVPVGGLARLERAVVRAAPYGNPHAEAHAAVQSLRFLDLDLGDAAADLSYDGFVLSVAGVEGRRGATRYHAATTVDLGADPVRVRDGRLAATGRWRDLFEAVMPWLPAAVHARDALDGEVSVRATAHGPAAALDAEFQAELGPGELGGRAYDRGQLSGRVEAGAAAVLERAALGRGDGVVRGSGRVAFAPPFAWDLRARAEGLPLAALKLPGEGWQGRLDATGTVQGSWESPRVEASGRARDAAVAQVPVGAVDLGAHLDGAALALSARGEGVRVEVTGRTDGAQAFHARAEVDLADALRFAPGGPPAGLHARVRGAGAADGVLGEPAAARGELRLDEVRAGYGDFQVAGTGPAVVAFDRGRVSLRPLTLRGANTELTVEGTRAADGALAAGARGEVDLRLLAGLLPGVTEPRGRLELAARASGTLADPLLVGTGQLRDAGFRFKELPIALSGLAGDLAFSQNRMLFDGLTAAVNGGRAELSGEVELVRLFPARVRVTADVDEASVRVPEWLPAVVSGRLEAAGTWEDMLLSGKLHVLRARYTEPVELERRLVEVQRRRPPPRPVDRAGAWLRLDLAMAVDGDARVENDLVRGLVRGELTVTGTAAAPGVVGTLTMEEGSRATFRGNEFILTHAVVDFTDRSRLRMSFDAHGEAQVRDYQVFMHLTGPYEDPTVQLTSQPALSQQDLVTLLSLGYTARDTAAAGGVSGVATAAAAQALMSASGLDDQVKRFMPRGGPLRDFAVRITSAYSEGSGQVEPRAEFESKVVDDRFRLRYQAPLGGARGQRAQAEMRLSSHTSIQYQWDNDTPGVSAAGDHGLDLKLRWEWND
- a CDS encoding ExeA family protein — its product is MTYLEYYELAQEPFSNAPVSRFYYSSAQHAQALMRLTHAVSQMKGLALLVGDIGAGKTTLARRLLDSLPEDEYEAALLVIVHSGITAQWLLRRIALQLGVENPAEEKLPLLSQLYQRLIRIHEAGKKAVVLIDEAQMLATREIMEEFRGLLNLEIPERKLLSFVFFGLPEIEENLKLDPPLAQRVALRYHLDPLSAEATEAYVRHRLRLAGAPRVPFTPEAIAAVHRFSHGTPRVINTLCDNALFEGFLAKARDVDAPLVERLARDLALVPPAPGPGAPDAPAAPGGERIDLDEIDRFLESLSK